One genomic segment of Paenibacillus xylanexedens includes these proteins:
- a CDS encoding TetR/AcrR family transcriptional regulator encodes MPKNTFFRLDETRREEISNSAMQLFVDNLYEDITMKMVLDSLSMHPGTFYRYFEDKDDLYCHLIRNVTQKRAAYFSNSDEDSLYSYFLTGLFGNVNGMVTEPLNELEIKLTKTFSYIPEDILLKVYVNVLKGESFPMIKDILRRMRVDGYLRPDVDDDLISFMFESMQLNLILFFREFDIKDSELQHKISKYFAEFMGHGLLEDHKYSEMVSDLKGERK; translated from the coding sequence ATGCCAAAAAATACTTTCTTTCGTTTAGATGAAACAAGGCGCGAGGAAATATCGAATAGCGCTATGCAGCTTTTTGTTGATAATCTTTACGAGGATATAACTATGAAGATGGTTTTGGATAGTTTGTCCATGCACCCCGGAACATTTTATCGGTATTTTGAAGACAAAGATGACCTTTATTGTCACTTAATACGTAATGTGACCCAGAAAAGAGCTGCATATTTTAGTAACAGTGATGAAGATTCCCTTTACAGCTATTTCCTTACTGGCTTATTTGGTAACGTTAATGGCATGGTGACCGAGCCACTGAATGAGTTGGAAATTAAACTGACTAAAACATTTTCATATATTCCCGAGGACATTTTGCTGAAAGTATATGTGAATGTGTTAAAGGGCGAGTCATTCCCCATGATCAAGGACATTTTACGCCGAATGAGGGTTGATGGATATCTTCGACCGGATGTTGACGACGACCTGATTTCTTTTATGTTTGAGTCAATGCAGCTTAATTTAATCTTGTTTTTTAGAGAATTCGATATTAAGGACTCTGAGCTGCAACATAAGATCAGCAAGTACTTTGCTGAATTTATGGGTCATGGGCTGCTTGAAGATCATAAATATTCTGAAATGGTTAGCGATCTTAAGGGGGAAAGAAAATGA
- a CDS encoding ABC transporter substrate-binding protein, with amino-acid sequence MSTRFKKGMLFCFIAALVVVLAACSNNSDGSDQANNNSQQAAKNVATDEKTSDAETSAPAETTYPVTVSNYTTENGTWVAKEQTFDKAPERVVANTQGAAELMIRLGLTDKLVGVAALFGSVPDDIADEFKKIPVLAEGYVGKEVTIGATPDLVVGRGGLFEDADWGVGTVSSLNDMGIKTYVQSTSVPDASLDSLYQDITELGEIFNVQANAAAYIETLKARENALSARASAETINYASFSDNGDGTIGIYNGNGDTFIESAMSLINMHNMLINETGTLSLEKLIEINPDAMIISRYAGGIDPEQTIEKLLANKQVQNINAVKNKKIYIIDFNNFWGYGDSIFTGVEGLADDLGL; translated from the coding sequence ATGTCTACACGCTTTAAAAAAGGAATGTTATTTTGTTTTATTGCTGCACTTGTTGTTGTACTTGCAGCCTGCTCCAATAATAGTGATGGTAGCGATCAGGCAAACAATAACTCGCAGCAAGCAGCGAAAAATGTTGCAACAGATGAGAAGACATCGGATGCAGAGACTTCAGCACCTGCTGAAACAACTTACCCGGTAACCGTTTCAAATTATACAACAGAGAACGGCACATGGGTGGCTAAAGAACAAACCTTCGATAAAGCACCTGAACGAGTTGTTGCCAATACCCAAGGTGCAGCCGAGCTGATGATTCGCCTTGGTTTGACAGACAAACTTGTAGGTGTGGCTGCGTTGTTTGGTAGTGTACCTGACGATATTGCTGATGAGTTTAAAAAAATTCCTGTGCTTGCTGAAGGCTATGTAGGTAAGGAAGTGACGATAGGCGCTACGCCTGATCTGGTTGTAGGGCGTGGTGGATTGTTTGAGGATGCGGATTGGGGTGTTGGTACAGTAAGCAGCTTGAATGATATGGGGATTAAAACGTATGTACAAAGCACCAGTGTTCCTGATGCATCGTTAGATAGTCTGTATCAGGATATTACTGAATTAGGTGAGATATTCAACGTACAAGCCAATGCAGCGGCATATATTGAGACGCTTAAAGCACGCGAAAATGCCTTGTCGGCCCGAGCTAGCGCTGAGACGATCAACTATGCATCATTTTCGGATAATGGTGATGGAACCATTGGCATTTACAACGGAAATGGTGATACGTTTATTGAAAGTGCAATGTCATTAATCAATATGCATAATATGCTGATTAATGAAACTGGCACACTCAGCCTGGAGAAGTTAATCGAGATTAATCCGGATGCAATGATTATTTCGAGGTATGCAGGTGGCATTGATCCTGAGCAGACGATTGAAAAGCTGCTTGCCAACAAACAGGTACAAAACATTAACGCAGTTAAAAACAAAAAAATCTACATTATTGATTTCAACAACTTCTGGGGTTACGGGGATTCCATCTTCACAGGTGTTGAAGGACTCGCTGATGATCTCGGGTTGTAA
- the pdxS gene encoding pyridoxal 5'-phosphate synthase lyase subunit PdxS has translation MMQTGTDRVKRGMAEMQKGGVIMDVMNAEQAKIAEAAGATAVMALERVPSDIRAAGGVARMADPTIVEEVMKVVSIPVMAKARIGHYIEAKVLESLGVDYLDESEVLTPADEVFHIDKHEFTVPFVCGAKDLGEALRRIGEGASMIRTKGEPGTGNIVEAVRHMRLINSQLRKVQNMSKDELYAEAKNLGVAYELLREVHENGKLPVVNFAAGGVATPADAALMMHLGADGVFVGSGIFKSDSPEKFARAIVEATTHYTDYKLIAEVSKNLGAPMKGIEISKLAPEDRMSNRGW, from the coding sequence ATCATGCAAACAGGTACAGATCGTGTAAAAAGAGGAATGGCTGAGATGCAAAAAGGTGGCGTCATCATGGACGTTATGAATGCAGAGCAAGCTAAAATCGCTGAGGCGGCAGGGGCAACAGCTGTTATGGCTCTTGAGCGGGTACCATCTGATATTCGTGCAGCTGGTGGTGTAGCTCGTATGGCAGATCCTACCATCGTTGAAGAGGTTATGAAGGTTGTATCTATCCCAGTTATGGCTAAAGCACGTATCGGTCATTACATAGAAGCCAAAGTGCTTGAATCCCTAGGTGTGGACTATCTCGATGAAAGTGAAGTTCTTACGCCTGCAGACGAAGTGTTCCATATCGATAAACATGAGTTTACTGTACCATTTGTATGTGGAGCCAAAGATTTGGGAGAAGCTCTTCGCCGTATTGGTGAGGGTGCATCGATGATTCGTACAAAAGGTGAGCCTGGAACGGGCAACATTGTTGAGGCAGTTCGTCATATGCGTCTAATTAACAGCCAGCTCCGCAAAGTGCAAAACATGTCCAAAGACGAGTTGTACGCTGAAGCAAAAAATCTGGGTGTAGCTTATGAATTACTGCGCGAAGTTCATGAAAACGGCAAACTTCCTGTCGTTAACTTTGCAGCAGGCGGTGTAGCTACTCCGGCTGACGCAGCATTAATGATGCACCTGGGAGCAGACGGTGTTTTTGTAGGATCAGGTATTTTCAAATCCGATAGCCCTGAGAAATTCGCTCGTGCAATCGTTGAAGCGACAACACATTACACGGATTACAAACTGATTGCCGAAGTATCCAAAAACTTGGGTGCCCCGATGAAAGGGATCGAAATTTCTAAATTGGCTCCAGAAGATCGCATGTCCAACCGCGGATGGTAA